In the Castor canadensis chromosome 1, mCasCan1.hap1v2, whole genome shotgun sequence genome, GGTCATAGAGCCAAGATCTCTGTTGCCAGGTAGGGATTGATCTTGGCCTTACCAGAGGAACAAATGACCATAGGATGGTATGGACTCAAGCTCCAGAGCCTGACATCAGAGAACAGACCCTGTCCTCACATACTGAACCAGCTCTTAGAAACTTAAAGGTGGGAGTTCCTGATAGGCAGCTACTGGAAAATCCACCAATGGACAACAGCAGATTGAATGGAAAGGGCTATGGCCATGGCTGAGGTCCCCACGTTGGTTGGGCAGGTCTTGCTCATATTGCCTTCTTGGAAGGTGAGAGCCCCGCTGGCTAGGTCATCCAGGCTGGGACAGTAGGAAGGCAAGGGAGAGGACACAAGGGATAGGAAGCGGAAGGAGGATGAGTGAAGACTCAAACTACAGCATCAGCCCAAGATCTGACTAAGAATCAGGCCTAGCCTTAATGGGGGGACATCTTGTCGCTTAGCTTGCCACCACCTGCCCCACCCAGCTCACCTCACGCAGTCATTTTGCAAATGCCTCATCTCCTCTGAGGTCCGATGGGGACCCCAGTCTTCCTGATCAAGGAACCTGCTCTCCTGGATCTCTGAGTCCCTGGGAGGGAGGGGAGCAAGGGTCAGACCAGAGAGTCTGGAGACTGTGTGGGGACAGCGTGGGGGTGCCCAGCCCAAGACCCAGCCTTCTTCAGTCCTGTCTGGGCCTCCCTCCTGTACAGCCCAGGGCTGAGTCCTGGCCAAGGTCTGGATGTTCCCGTGGAGAAAGAAGCATCTTTTGGCCCCTGTCCTTCCCATACCTACTCACACCCACTCACACAGCCTTACGATTCAGGATCTTTGGGCTCAGGTGTGTTCAGGAGTGTAAACAGGAACGTGACGGTGGGTTCCAAATGCAGGTCTGACTTTTGAGCTGGAGAAGGTGGCTTTGCAGAGAAGGTGCCATGGTGACTGGGGTGGCATGAGTCTGCTCACCTAACAGCTTGGGTTCTCCTTTGCCCTCCTGCCCCGCCATCTCCCTGCTTTTCAGAGGCTTGTCCTCTGCATAGCCCGTGGAGGAAGTAGTGGTAGGAGGTATGAGTGAGAGCTGCTCAAGAGGCCCTGAAGCTGGGAATGATCTAGAAGCTGGGCCCAGTCTCCCTAACAGCTGAAGCCTGCCACAAGAAAGTGTGATAATGGGGAGCTCGGGTCTCCATTCAGGCTGAAGAACAGCTTCTTCAGCCATCCTACCTCCCTTGCCCTCTGTTGTGAGAGGCCCCAGTGCTTGCTGTCACCTCTGTGTTTGACTTCCTGGAGACCTGAGGTTCTTCAGGGTTTTGCTCAACAGGCTGCACCACTGGTTTCAAGTCCTGCTCCGAGTAGGCTCTTCCTATGAACCTGGAAAACTGAGGGACACAAGCCTGGTTGGTGACCCACCTGCCTGCCCTCTCCAGCCTGGTCTGGTTTTCTTGGGGTAACATTCAGCCTGGGGAGGATCCATTACCAGCTCCATCTAGCAAGCCAGATCTCTCAAAGTGAGAGTTGACAGTTGCAGATATGGTACAGGATGGCTAGTTAAACCTCATTTCATGTGAATAATGAATACTTGATTAGTATAAGTATATACCTTGTAATGTTTGGAATATATTTACCCTAAAAAATTAATCAGGGCTGTTGATTTAGCTGAGGTACagcattttgtttatgttttttattttggtggtattggggtttgaactcatggcctcacacttgctaggcaggagctcttaccacttgaaccactctgccagccccttttgataggttttttttgaagatagggtctcacaaactatttgcctggggaggggctggcttggaaccttgatcctcctaatctctgccactTGGGTAGCTAtgatgacaggtatgagccaccggcactcagCAGAGGGACAGTATTTGAGTAACATGTATgagaccttgggtttgatccccagcaccacacacacacacacacacacacacacacacacacacacatatgagttACTCAgtatctgaaattaaaattttactggctgttctgtattttatctggcaatcaaatcaaaactacacatGAACAGTTCTTATAAACTGAGTCGCTCCAAATGGAAGTTGTGTGTATATGGGGAGGTGCAAAGAGGACAATAGTTACAAAAttaatggcacatgcctgtaatcccagtatgtGGGGgactaaggcaagaggattgtgagttcaagataagctgggctacatagcgagaccctgtctcaaaaaaatgaaaaaaaaaattgaaaaaaaataaaggaatcctACAGAAGTTTTGTAAAAAAGTGGAGACTCCCTCCTACTTTGAGCATAGAAATCACCTGTCAGTGGACACTGAGAAGCAAATCAAAGGACAGAGTAATCAGTGTGGCACTGGAGACCCTGTGGTGGAGACTTGTTTTCTAACCCACCTAACTTCCCGCCTTCAAACAAGCATCTACTCAATCCATCAGGGAGCCTTACTTCCTGACACCATCCCTACTCGTTCTCACCACCTTCTTGGTCAATGACTCTTCCTGCCCCCAAGGCTCCTCCACTCTGCCAATCAGTCCTGCTGAGCAAATGCTCCTCCTCCCAGGATCCCGTCAGACTGGTCCTGGATGGTCCCAGTGCCTGAGTCTGACATTTCCATCTCTAGAGATGCTGTGAGATATTCCACCAATATGGCTGGACATAGCTTCTCCCAAAGTCACAAGTATGAGGTCGCTTGTAACTCCGTGCTCACCCTTCTTGTCCTCCTTCTACCTTCTTTCTGTGTTGCCATCATAACATGTTGATGCCCTCAGAAGCATCAGCAGTGTCAAAAAGAGGCAAATAAATGCCAGCTTCTTACTAAGCTGTGAGCCACAGTATCTGGTTTCTGTGATGACTACACGCAGGCACACTGGCATGTGTAAAATCAGTCATGTCACAGAGTTGGGAAAGTTGTGACCCTCGCAGGCAGGTTAAACAGTGTGCAGCAACCAGTTCCAGATGTCACATGTGACTCAAAGATGTAGGAAAATAAGAATCATCCTTCATTGTTTCATGGTTCTGATGACTTCAGCTGGCATCATAGACCACAAGGAAGCAAGACAAAAACATACAGGAGGGGAAAATCCtaggattcttttttctttcatatatattaCACTATACCTATAAATAATACAGATAATATAATAACAGGGCATGTATTGCATGccttgtaatcacagctactcaagagactgaggaaaGATCATAAGTTCGAGGCCTGCCTGTGCAACTTAGAGAgagcttgtctcaaaataaaaatgtaaacaagggCTAGGgaagtagcttaagtggtagagaacttgtctagcatatacaaggccctgagttcaatctcatgtaccaaagtaaataaattaatattacaATATAtgagctggagacatggctcaagtggtagagcacctgcctagcaaaaagccctgagttcaaatcccaataacacacacaaaaaatgtgtttaacacaatatattttataagatATCATTAAATGTAAGTAATGTTTATATGTaatttagataaataaaatacctCAATGGAAAATGATTAATAGTTAGGACCGTCACCATTTTATACCCTCAGATTTTTCAAATCCTGTGAATCTACAGACCAAGTGATCAAGGACAACTCAATCTGAGGACGAGCAGTGACCCCAGATGTGGGCCTTCAACCTGAACTCTATCTGGGCCTCTGGGAGACTTGTGGCTTCTATATAATGTGCTGTGTTATATGGAACTCACACAGTTCCTGTGCCCATGATGTAAGCAGATGCCTCTGTAGAGGGCCTGGTCACCTATTACCCCAGGGACATGTCAAGTTCTGGGGTGGTGTGACTGTTCAGAAGCAGGCAGCTCTGCACCAGGTTTCAACTGTCCCAGAAACCCTGGCTTCATGAAACAAGATTCACAAAACTGccaggtgctcacacctgtaatcctagctactcaggaggcagagatcaggatgatcgaggttcaatgccagcctgggcaaacagttctcgagactctatcttgaaaaacccttcacaaaaaagtactggtggagtggctcaaggtaaaggccctgagttcaaaccccagaactgaaaaaaagaaaaaaaaaaaaatccacaaaactaAGCAAAATCCTTGCCTCTGATGATTTCACTTTGGAAACCAGGCCTAAAGAAACGActccataaaacataaaaacacttCACATGGAGGGAGGCCCACAGTAGCTGCTTTACACCATGAAGAAAAACTATAGTGGCCTAAAGATCTAAAtacaagaaaagacaaagaaagggtAACTTATTAACACAGCAGGCTAGAATTCTCATACTCACTGGTCCCTAGTAAAACTGGTTGACCAGCCAGTCTGGTGTGGGCCTTGGGTCAAGTTCTAAACACAGTTCAATTGTGTCACAAGTTCCTAGGGATTGGAGACAACCCAGATTTGCAGATGGCCAGTGCAGAGAGATGAGTCACACAGAGGCCTGCACAGAAAGCCTGAGCTGTAAGAGGGAGCCACAAACTCTATTGCAGAGCCCCAGAGACTGTACCGTGTTGCCTGATATCAGCCACATAGGGGATCCTGGCCAGGGAACAAAGGGTACCCCAAAAGGGGAgagggaaactaaagcaggtgAGGGCAGGAGATGGTGTATTCAAGTGTGGGCTCTTCTGCTGAGACACAGGGTGAGGGGTAAAGGGTCCCCAGAAGGACCTGAGTGTGACCCATGGGTGATAAGTTACATGGAGATATGTTTGTCAATGGGGTTGTTTGGGCCATAGTTTGGCAAATGGTTGGAAATAGACTTGGAGGACAAGATGACTGTCAGAGTTTATCTTGTCAGTCTCGTAGTGGGAGTATAGGAAAGGAAGCCTTGTCTAGGCCCAGATGCTGGGAGGACCACCTGGCCTTGGGCCAAAGTCTCCTAAGGGGGCCAGGGGCTTAGGACCCAGAGTGCAGTGGCAGGAGGCTGTGTGGGAGCTGCCGTGGGTCACTGGTTACCTGTAAGCTACAAAAGGAACCAGGAATAAATTAGGAGGAAGGAGCAACttaacagggctggcagagtggctcgagtggtagaacgcctgtctcacaagagtgaggccctgatttcaaaccccagcactgccaaaacaaaaagagcaactttAAGGAgcctgatttttggtttttttttttggtgtggtactggggtttgaactcagggcctcacgattgctaagcagacattctaccacttgagctactccaccagccctgagccTGGtttgaaaggaagggaggaatggcAGCAGCCAACAGATGCTGGTCAAGACTTTTCTGGATATGCTTTCAAACAAACATAGTCACTTAGGACTTAAAGGAGAGAGGTCTCAGAGTCAAGAGAACAAAATGGATGGCTCCGGGGAGAATGCAGTGCCCTTGATTTCTTGAACTAGGAGGCAAGGATGAGATGGAAGGCAGGCTGGTTGTGCCTCTGCATGAATGACCCTTGGGCCTTGTATCAGACCGAGTGGGAGGCTGCCTGAGAATCGGCATCTTCAACCAGCAACTCCAGGCACCCCACCATCTCCTGCACTGCTATGTCCAAACTGGGCCACAAGGTGAGGGCCAGGCTCAAAGGAGACTGAAAGCAAAGGGGAACAGGCTAGACTCAGGAGGTCTCACACCCCTCTCTGGGGTGGGAAAGCACTTAACAGCCACAGATACAATTTCTTCCCTCCTGGGACAGGAGGGTATGGGACTCACCTCCAGGCCTCTATTCCAGGCAGTCCTATAGGAAAGGTGACTGAACACAAGGAACAGTTGTGAGGGGCAGGTAGCACACACCCTGTGGTAGCACAGGGCCACTAGAGGGTGGCCAGGCTGTTAGCTTGCACAAAGGGATAGCTCTGGTGACACAGCCCAAAGAGTGCCTCACAACCTCCGTGCTTCTTTTGATTCAATTGAAGAGAGGCAGTCTATGATAGGCAGAAACTCTTTAATCAGGTTTATCTTAAAACAAAATCCCAAGTTTCCTTTACATCAGTCAGCTCCTCAGGGACAGAGAAAGGTTTACAGTGATGAGATCAACTCAGCATCATCATCCAGCTTCTCCTGATTCTGCAGGACAAGGCACTTCTGGAGTTCTGCCCTACCAGCCAATGAGGACCAGAGCTCTGTAGGTGTGGTTCATTCAAGGCTATCTGGGTTTACTCTGGTCAGGGTCTGACAGCATGAGGTGTTGAATGGACATAGGACTCCATTTGTGCCCACCAGGCTGACACCACTCCACCCAGGATCCTACTTGAGCACTCATCTTCACTGGCATTCTCATATCCACCAGCTCCTCCCTACTCTCAGTTGCTACTTCTGTGAACTTGTATACATCAAAAGTGCAGCAGCCTGGACTATGGTGGGAGTCAGGGTGGGTAGGGCAGCTTTTCAAACCATACCTTCTACTGATCCGAGGAAAGGGAAAGGTGGTGAAAATTTGCCAAAAACAAGGAGATGTGTCCCTTACCCTTTCCACTCTCAGCACCTCCCTTGGCAGTGTTCTTATGTGATAGCATAAAGGAGCTAAAAGAGAAAACTGCTATCAACCTCTGCCAGTTTTCTGGCATGCAAGAAAAGCAGTTTAGAACTTTATAGATGTAGTTGCAAAATGCTGGTGGCACCGGGACCTGTCGACCCATATTCCAGGGCTGAGGACTCTGAAGCTCATTTTGTAAGAAATAGATTGAGGGTCACCCCCATTCTGTGAAGGTGACCAATCCAGGGCCTCAGGTTCTGCAGCATCTGGAGTCCATGGCACCTGGTTGCTACTCAGAAATATACCCTCTTCCCCTAAGCAGCAGCGCCTCAATAACAACAGCAGAACACAGACATACCAGAGATTGTTAGTAAATATTTACAGTATGGAGCTGAGCCAAGGCTCCCTTCAAAACTCGGTCCACAGGCTCAATGTCCAGCTTCTTCCTCAACAGAGAAACTGTCTCCAGCCCATGAATTCTCTCTTGGACTGTCTATAGAATGGGACAGGAAACCCATGGAATGCAGTCTCTTTACATAGATTGGCTCATGGCTGGGACCCAAGCCACCAACAGGGGGCAACTCTGCAGGGACAGCCTGAGACCAGCCACACTCTCTGGAGCCTGTTTCTGTCAGGACTGATCTGATTCAGAGCAGCCACAGCTCCCAAGAAGAGTAGAAGTGGACTCTCACCCCTGACACTTTGGGGAGGTAGGAAGGAGAGGACGGCTACTCAGGACACAAGAGAATGGCCAGGCCAGGCAGGTCCCATTTCCTGAAACTGAGACAGTTTCCCTCTGAGGTAGACAGGCCTCATGGGGAGCAACACACTCGAAGAAAGTGAGGCCAGTGGAAGGGACCCCAGTTGCCTTCTCCACTGAGAGGGTGGTATGTACAGGGAGGAGGGGAATGTGACCAGATGCACCCCCAATTCATGTCATTCAACCAGGAGATCAAACTGCTCAGCAGCTTCAAACTCAGCATTCATGGCCGCGGCCCACTCATCCAACTCTGATTTCTGGGGGAAAAGAAATGGGAGCAGATGAGTGGGGAGGGTTGCTGTATTTGCAGGAGCATGTCATCCACACCCTGAAAACTCTTGCCTTCCTAAGAGCCCAAAACTCTTGAACCCTGGCATGGCCACAGAAACGGCCCTGCCCCACTatgcacagtggcacatgcctataatcccagctacttgggaggtggagatcaggaggatcatggtttgaggccagccccaggcaaaaggttaTCAAGACCCCTACTCAACAAAAATTGGGTGTGGCAACGCGTCATCCCAGCTGCGCAGGAAGCCTAAGTAGGATGGTGTTCCAGGTTGGTCTGGGCAAAAACACTTGACctttgggctggaggagtggctcaagtgttaagagtgcctgcctagcaagtgcaaagccctgaattcaaacccgtACTGGTACCTTGGCTGAaggagtggtagagcagctgcctagcaactgtgaggtcatgagttcaaaccccattattaacacaaaaaaacagaagttcaaaccctggttccTCCCaccctcaaaattttaaaaacacgagacgctatgtcaaaaataaacaaagcaaaaatggctgaggatttggctgaagtggtaaagtgtctgcctaacaaacacaaggtcctgagttcaaatcccaatactacaaaaaaaaaggaaaggttctGTCTCTTACTCACCAAGATCTCTGGTGCCTTTTTCTTCTTTCGTTTCTCTTTCACAACTGGGGGAGAGATTCCAGGGAGTGTTGTATCTGGGGCCAAGGGTTTGGCAAGGACCTTGGGGACCTCAACTGGTTTTGAACCCACCACAGGTGAGACTCTGGACAACTCTTCAGACCCCTTGAAGCCAGAGCAGGACCCATGGGCTGGGGTGGAGGTAGAGTCAGAGCTGATGGTCTGTAGGCGGCTGTAGGAGCGTCTGACTTTCTTAGACATTTCCACATCTCTGGCATCTAGTTCTCCTTCCTTGGAGATGGACTTGATGTTCAGGGAGGACAGCACAGGAGTggtggtgggggtgagggggacaCTGTTTGTCTTGAAGAGGTCCTCCTTAGTAGCCTCCTTAGGAGGGTTGTTCTCTTTCTCCAAGAAAAAAGCAATCTGTACCAAGACAGAAGAGTTAGTTACACTTTAACTAACAGTTAGTGTTAGTTACACAGCTGGATCACTCACTCCCAGAAAGGCCAGAGAATATTGAGGGTGGAAAGTCCTCCCCcaccaaacatttttaaaaaatagtctgtCACTGCTCCTGAGTCCACTGCAAGACAAGACTTGACATGTCTGCTGGTGCTATTGCTGTTTCCAAGTGTGCCCTATACCCAAGCCCCTCTCACTAACTGACACAAGCCCCCAATACCCCATCTAGACCAACTCAGTGACCTAATTGCTCTGCCAGCTTCCAGTATCGTTCTCGATGGTCCATTTGCCACACTACTGCTGAAGATTTTTAGTCAGTAAGTATCTACTGGCCAGCTGTCCTGTTCCAGACACTGTTCTAGGCACTGCAAGTACAGCAgggaataaaacaacaacaacaacaacaaaccttggctggtggagtggctcaagtggtagagtgcctgcctggcaagtgtgaggtccctgagttcacatcccagtactacaccccccaaaaaagtgataGAGTTGGGGGTATTGGTATAGGGTACTCTGTAGGCCACCACAAGGGCTTCTTTTCTGAGACCAAGGGAACCATGGCAAGACGGTGAACAGGAAAGGCTTAATCTGAAACATTCTAGGTCCTCATAATTCCACTCTCAGCTCAAAGACTTCCTCAGAGAGGCTGTCCCTTATGGAATCCAAATCAACACCATCTCACTTCTTCTAAGTTTTTCAGTCACCATGACCTCTTATTTTTGATACAGCAACACTGCCATCTCATGCTGGCTTGTTTACTGGTTGTCTCAGTCACTAGAAGAGGAGCTTCCTGAGAGCAGGGGTCTTTGCCTGTCTGACCCTGCCTATGCCCAGTGGGTGCTCACTGAGTTAATGTACAAGAAACCTGGCTTTGAGCTTTCTGGAGGCCAAGTCATGGTGGAAGCAAGACAAATCCAATGACTCTTAGCTCTAATACAATATAAGGAAGTAAGCCGGTCATTAAGAGAGACGTTTCTTGGCTGCAAGCTCTAGAGAATCACCTCTGACTACTTCTTCCGCATCCTCTACAGCCAAGCAGTCACCCAGATCTTGACAACTTTATTCCGCTCAGTGTCATGAATCTCAGCTAACAAGAATGAATGGCTACCACAGGGGAAGCTGAAGTCCCTGCTCTCAAGGTATATATGGtcacagaggagagagaaagacagcaaACATGCAAGCTGGTATACCATCAAATACGAATAAGGTCTAAGGAGAATTATAGAGAATGTGACAGTGATAGGGTGTGGATGGCCAGGGAAGGACTTTGGAGGATGTTCCCTTTAAGCTCAGTCCTATATGATGGAACAGACGTGAGAGTTGAGGGAGAGGACACCATTCTGCTGCTACTTTAGTCAGGTTCTCACCATCTTGCTTCTGGTTTCTTGGGCTTTACATCCTCCTACCTGGTCGTGGGATCCCAGGGCAGCCATTCACATAGTTCCCAAAGGGCTCTTTCTATACATTCAGATTTGATTTCACCAATACCTTGCTTAAAACTTCCCAAAGGTTGGCTGGGTActtagtggcagagcacctacttagTATGTACGAGGTCCttggtttgatctctagcaccatacacaaaaacaacaaatgcttccAAAAGCTGCCCATGTACTCAGGGATGAAGCTCCAAGTTCCCAAACATAGCTTTCATGCTTTATCAGATCCGCTCTGGTTTAGCGTGCTCCCTCCCCTGACCTGGTCTACTGCAGACACCAAACAACTGCCATTCCCCAAACCTTGCGATTTTACTTTGGACTTCAGATCTCTGCCAACATGGCTTCCTTTGCCCAGAACACCCTTACTTGTCTTTAAACACTTCATCAGGGAatgtttcttcttctgtgaaaGATCCCGAGATACCTGGTCTGGGTTAAGTACCATCGGAGCATCTAGAATTTTCTTATTGCAGCCCTTTGCAATCATTTTCTACCAATGCGTATGTTCTTCAAAGGCAGTGagcatttcttatttattgtatCTTCCTATTGCTGAACCATCCTCGCTAACAATTTCTGCTAAAACTGTAAAAGCACCATACACGTAACTAACTTTATAATAACTGAACATAAAAACTGAGGACAAAATGGGTTAGAAAGATAACAGAGAAGTCAGGAGATGGCTCAACTTTTTAAGGAAATAGAAACACACGGGGGATAAAGAGTTAAAGACTAATTAGGTCTCCAGGGAGACTTCAAGACTGGCAATGCATGAGAGTGTCCAAAAGCAAACTGTTACAGAATACTGTCACATCGAAATGAACTCACCCTAGGGCTCCTGCGAGGCGAGTGGACAGTTGGGATCTGTGGGGACAACAGCAATTGATCAAGTAGCTGCCCCAGTTTTGACTTCCCACTCACTACTCCCTCTTAGCCCTCACCTCTACAGTGTGAGCCACGATCTTCTTCAAGACAATGGGCTTTCTGACTGGAGCCGCACGGGGTGTCTGGAAAAGAAGGGTGACCATGAACTCTACGTTAGTTCAGTGGACTCTGGGCAGCAACCGAGAAACCCCGGGCTCACCTTCTGCCAAATCTCAGGAAGGATGCTAGGGAGATCAGAGCCTGACTTCCGCTGCGACCTCCGCAGAGAATTAGGAGACGGAGTCTTGGgccctaaaagaagaaaaatgttcagaGGCTGAGAAAAACTTCAGCCCTAGAACTTAGAGACGAGTTTTGGGGAAAGCAAAAGAAGGTTCCCAAACAAGCCCTTTGAGGGCGCTTTTCCTTGGGAGACGAGTCTTCCTTGGGCGGCGGTGGGACTGTGTTCCCCAAACGACTCGGTCCCACCTCACCCGCGTGCATTCCACTTACCAAAGCGCTGAGCGGCCCCTCTGGGACGCGTATGCCTCTCAGACATATCTACGGTCGGTCTAGATCTCCGCCACAGCCAACACGGGCTCGCGCCTACCGGAACGGACGCCTACTGCTGCCGCTGGAAACGTTCAAATTACCCGCCTGGCCGAGGAGGAAGCGGAAGTGACGCAAGGCGGGAGGGCCGCTACGTTTGAACTCCTCCTTTCTCCACTCGCGTCACCTTAGCGTCAGAAGAGGCGTGGCCCAGCGGCGTGTGGCGTCATCAGTGCGCGCCACACCCGGAAGAGACGTGGCAGCGGATGGATAATCAGAGCAGTCGGGGCTAAGCTGGCCAGAGTTGGGATTACGAGTGAGCACAGTCACTGTCCGTCCGCGCTTCGAACCACTGCTCGCGCCTGTCTGGACCGGTGCCGCGGCGGATCAGTAATACCGAGAGTGGGGGTCTGTAGAGTAGAGGGGCGGGGCTAGGAGGGGGTGGGGCCCAGGAGGGGCCATAGGGGCGGGGCCGGTGGTATTGGGGAGATGCTGATGAAGAGGCCTGACCTGGAGAAATTAGGAGTCACCGGAAAGTGGGATTTTATTTAGGGGGCGTGGTCCGACTTGAGCAGGGGCGAATGTGAGAAGTGTCTTGGGGAGTTAAGAGTGGCAAAGAATTTGGTTGGTGAGAACGAAGTGGCAGCCACCAGACCCTAGCTTCCTACCAACTCTGGCCCATTGCCCAGGGTCGGTCATGGGACTTTGCAAGTGCCCTAAGAGGAAGGTGACCAACTTGTTCTGCTTCGAACACCGAGTGAACGTCTGCGAGCACTGCCTGGTAGCCAACCACAGCAAGGTGGGACATTCAGGGAAGCCGCTGAGCAGGGTTCTGGGTGGGCAGGCAATTTGGCTTCTTCCAAATCCATAAGGGCGCTCTGCCTTAGAATATAAGCTCTATAATGGCAACAGCTTGGCTAATTTTGCTAACTGCTGTATCCCTAGATCCTAAGACAGAGTCTGGTACACAATAAGTACTCAGTAAATGATTactgactcaaaaaacaaaaagatacaggagaggagagaggccTTTGGACCTTGGAGTGGTAGGTAGGGGAACCTGGGCCCCAGTTGTGACATCTCTCTCCCACTCCAGTGCATCGTCCAGTCCTACTTGCAGTGGCTTCAAGATAGTGACTACAACCCTAACTGCCGCCTGTGCAACACACCACTGGCCAGCCGCGAGACGACCCGCCTCATCTGCTATGGTGAGGCCTAGGCACCCTGAAGGGATCAGGGCAGCAGGGCCCAGCTTGGTGACTGGTTCCGAGTCTCCTTCAAGCATCAGAAC is a window encoding:
- the Cdca5 gene encoding sororin isoform X1 — its product is MSERHTRPRGAAQRFGPKTPSPNSLRRSQRKSGSDLPSILPEIWQKTPRAAPVRKPIVLKKIVAHTVEIPTVHSPRRSPRIAFFLEKENNPPKEATKEDLFKTNSVPLTPTTTPVLSSLNIKSISKEGELDARDVEMSKKVRRSYSRLQTISSDSTSTPAHGSCSGFKGSEELSRVSPVVGSKPVEVPKVLAKPLAPDTTLPGISPPVVKEKRKKKKAPEILFSRFIGRAYSEQDLKPVVQPVEQNPEEPQVSRKSNTEPPSPAQKSDLHLEPTVTFLFTLLNTPEPKDPESDSEIQESRFLDQEDWGPHRTSEEMRHLQNDCVRLREALSTTQRENLALREKLQNLVRPLAQRPALASPTPCRPAQPLCYGNAGSPATQYPPWTLQLFVPAYLTIPEPEGGSLGLAGGNQGHPGEGPCWACAIGAVPGAWAAAVSGEGGLLPSNTGTNLPPLCLPQDSPRAALLVLPPDLPLAHRNHREPWMDLRPQDPTPPGEASTSLCLSRCRQ
- the Cdca5 gene encoding sororin isoform X3 translates to MSERHTRPRGAAQRFGPKTPSPNSLRRSQRKSGSDLPSILPEIWQKTPRAAPVRKPIVLKKIVAHTVEIPTVHSPRRSPRIAFFLEKENNPPKEATKEDLFKTNSVPLTPTTTPVLSSLNIKSISKEGELDARDVEMSKKVRRSYSRLQTISSDSTSTPAHGSCSGFKGSEELSRVSPVVGSKPVEVPKVLAKPLAPDTTLPGISPPVVKEKRKKKKAPEILKSELDEWAAAMNAEFEAAEQFDLLVE
- the Cdca5 gene encoding sororin isoform X2 encodes the protein MSERHTRPRGAAQRFGPKTPSPNSLRRSQRKSGSDLPSILPEIWQKTPRAAPVRKPIVLKKIVAHTVEIPTVHSPRRSPRIAFFLEKENNPPKEATKEDLFKTNSVPLTPTTTPVLSSLNIKSISKEGELDARDVEMSKKVRRSYSRLQTISSDSTSTPAHGSCSGFKGSEELSRVSPVVGSKPVEVPKVLAKPLAPDTTLPGISPPVVKEKRKKKKAPEILFSRFIGRAYSEQDLKPVVQPVEQNPEEPQVSRKSNTEPPSPAQKSDLHLEPTVTFLFTLLNTPEPKDPESDSEIQESRFLDQEDWGPHRTSEEMRHLQNDCVRLREALSTTQRENLALREKLQNLPTSLYQSLKEEVLALQEETKVTQEKAPAGHVPSVLFQKPQGALDGPEAPRSDTSWGSLH